In Bradyrhizobium erythrophlei, a single genomic region encodes these proteins:
- the frr gene encoding ribosome recycling factor, translating to MSTGNFDINELKRRMQGATQSLKHELGGLRTGRAAASMLEPVQVEAYGSHMPLNQVATISVPEPRLLSVQVWDKSMVKAVEKAIVDSNLGLSPATEGQVLRLRIPELNEDRRKELVKVAHKYAEAAKVAVRHVRRDGLDTLKKLEKNHEISEDDQERLANDVQKATDGTVSEIDQLLAAKEKEILTV from the coding sequence ATGTCCACGGGTAATTTCGACATCAACGAGTTGAAGCGCCGGATGCAGGGCGCGACGCAATCCCTCAAGCACGAACTCGGCGGTCTGCGCACGGGCCGCGCCGCGGCATCGATGCTGGAGCCGGTCCAGGTCGAGGCTTACGGTTCGCATATGCCACTCAATCAGGTTGCGACTATCAGCGTTCCCGAACCGCGCCTTTTGTCGGTGCAGGTGTGGGACAAGTCGATGGTCAAGGCGGTCGAGAAGGCCATCGTCGATTCCAATCTGGGATTGAGCCCTGCCACCGAAGGCCAGGTTCTCCGCTTGCGGATTCCGGAACTCAATGAGGATCGCCGCAAGGAACTGGTCAAGGTCGCGCACAAATATGCGGAAGCCGCTAAGGTTGCGGTCAGACACGTCCGCCGCGACGGCCTCGATACCCTCAAGAAGCTCGAGAAGAATCACGAGATTTCCGAGGACGATCAGGAGCGCTTGGCGAACGACGTGCAGAAGGCGACCGATGGCACGGTCTCGGAAATCGACCAGCTGCTCGCGGCTAAGGAAAAGGAAATCCTGACCGTTTAG
- the pyrH gene encoding UMP kinase: MTGPVYRRVVIKLSGEYFAGPNASGFDQSTIDRVAGDLIAARELGVEIAVVVGGGNLVRGVEVSSRGMSRPAGDTMGMLATVMNCLALEAAIERKGTPARTLTAHVMPQVSELFTRSAAHKYLAEGRIVLLGGGTGNPFFTTDTTAVLRAAEIGAQAVLKATNVDGVYSADPKKDPSAKRFDRLTHSEAIGGGYKVMDATAFALARETSLPIIVFSIAEPGSIGAILSGTGRGTIVAG, translated from the coding sequence ATGACAGGGCCGGTCTATCGTCGCGTCGTGATCAAGCTGTCGGGCGAATATTTCGCCGGTCCGAACGCTTCGGGCTTCGATCAATCGACGATCGACCGGGTTGCCGGCGACCTGATTGCAGCAAGAGAATTGGGCGTTGAGATCGCCGTCGTCGTCGGGGGCGGCAATCTGGTCCGCGGCGTCGAGGTTTCCTCGCGCGGCATGTCCCGGCCGGCCGGCGACACCATGGGGATGCTGGCAACGGTGATGAACTGTCTTGCGCTCGAGGCGGCGATCGAACGCAAGGGAACACCGGCGCGAACCCTCACAGCCCATGTCATGCCGCAAGTTTCCGAGCTATTCACCCGAAGTGCAGCGCACAAATATCTGGCGGAAGGACGCATCGTGTTGCTCGGCGGCGGAACCGGTAATCCGTTTTTCACCACCGACACGACTGCCGTGTTGAGGGCAGCGGAAATCGGCGCGCAGGCGGTGCTGAAGGCGACCAATGTGGACGGCGTCTACAGCGCCGATCCGAAAAAGGACCCGTCCGCCAAGCGATTTGATCGCCTGACCCATTCTGAGGCCATTGGCGGCGGCTACAAGGTCATGGACGCCACCGCATTTGCGCTTGCCCGGGAGACGTCGCTGCCTATCATCGTATTTTCGATCGCCGAGCCGGGTTCGATTGGCGCCATTCTGAGCGGCACCGGTCGCGGCACGATCGTTGCCGGCTAG